A DNA window from Vigna unguiculata cultivar IT97K-499-35 chromosome 10, ASM411807v1, whole genome shotgun sequence contains the following coding sequences:
- the LOC114165389 gene encoding uncharacterized protein LOC114165389, which produces MEGNMSHVVIPLFDGESYDLWAVRMQAYLEGLDVWEVVEEDDVPLSENPTAAQMKAHKEKKIRKAKSKSCLFAGVSQMIMTRIMTLKSPKEILEYLKAEYEGNEKIRGMKVLNLIKEFEVQRMKESETIKEYSNKLLGIANKIKLLGKEFSDSRLVEKILVTVPERYEASIASLENTKDLSTITFTEVIHALQA; this is translated from the coding sequence ATGGAAGGAAATATGTCACACGTCGTTATTCCACTATTTGATGGTGAAAGCTATGATCTATGGGCGGTAAGGATGCAAGCATATCTAGAGGGGCTAGATGTATGGGAAGTTGTGGAGGAGGATGATGTTCCCTTATCTGAAAATCCCACCGCGGCTCAAATGAAAGcgcataaagaaaagaaaataagaaaggcAAAGTCAAAATCATGCTTGTTCGCAGGTGTTTCACAAATGATTATGACCAGGATCATGACTCTAAAGTCTCCTAAAGAAATTTTGGAATACTTGAAAGCAGAATATGAAGGGAACGAGAAGATTCgaggcatgaaagttttgaacttGATAAAGGAGTTCGAGGtgcaaagaatgaaagagtCGGAAACGATTAAAGAAtactcaaacaaattgttgggtattgccaacaagataaaattgttgggaAAGGAGTTTTCAGATTCCAGACTCGTTGAGAAAATTCTGGTGACGGTGCCGGAAAGATATGAGGCATCTATTGCTTCcttagaaaatacaaaagatttGTCTACAATTACCTTTACAGAGGTGATACATGCCTTGCAAGCATAA